In one Thermanaerovibrio velox DSM 12556 genomic region, the following are encoded:
- the dtd gene encoding D-aminoacyl-tRNA deacylase, which yields MRVVLQRVSMARVKVDGQVVGEIGPGVCLLVGFSPRDSHEDIEWMADKVVNLRIFEDSSGKLNLPLSESDHGILVVSQFTLYGDCIKGRRPSFSEAAPPDLALELYDRFVEALRDRHPQVRTGVFQAHMAVELVNDGPVTLIIDSDRRGSR from the coding sequence TTGAGGGTTGTTCTTCAGCGGGTGTCCATGGCCAGGGTAAAGGTGGACGGCCAGGTGGTGGGGGAGATAGGTCCGGGGGTTTGCCTTTTGGTTGGGTTTTCCCCCAGGGACTCCCACGAGGACATCGAGTGGATGGCGGATAAGGTGGTAAACCTTAGGATATTCGAGGACTCCAGCGGGAAGCTTAACCTGCCCCTGTCCGAATCGGACCATGGGATCCTGGTGGTGTCCCAGTTTACCCTCTATGGGGATTGTATAAAAGGCCGCAGGCCCTCTTTCTCCGAGGCAGCCCCACCGGATCTCGCGTTGGAGCTGTACGACCGCTTCGTGGAGGCCTTAAGGGACCGCCATCCGCAGGTGCGGACCGGGGTTTTTCAGGCCCACATGGCGGTGGAGCTCGTCAACGACGGGCCCGTGACGCTGATAATAGATTCCGACAGGAGGGGTTCCCGGTGA
- a CDS encoding MBL fold metallo-hydrolase, whose product MSFTVRRFPLGELWTNFYLVFDEGGSAIGIDPGGDCPEVLDFIEQMGLRLQLVMLTHGHWDHMGGLACLRKASNGGVAVHRLDGRALTDPDVNLSAFLGSKGCFDPADRLVEDGDELSVGSMRVRVFHTPGHTPGSCCFLVESGDSRALFSGDTLFAGSVGRTDLPGGDEAALRGSLARLADLEDSLKVFPGHGPETTLGEERRRNPFWPR is encoded by the coding sequence GTGAGCTTTACGGTTAGGAGGTTCCCCCTTGGGGAGCTGTGGACGAACTTTTACCTGGTTTTTGACGAGGGAGGATCCGCCATCGGCATAGATCCCGGTGGGGACTGCCCGGAGGTGCTTGACTTTATCGAACAGATGGGGCTTCGACTCCAGTTGGTCATGCTGACCCACGGCCATTGGGATCACATGGGGGGCCTGGCCTGTCTTAGGAAGGCCTCCAATGGGGGCGTTGCGGTGCATCGTTTAGACGGGAGGGCCTTGACGGACCCGGACGTCAACCTGTCCGCCTTCCTGGGTTCCAAGGGCTGTTTCGATCCCGCGGATCGGCTTGTGGAGGATGGGGATGAGCTTTCCGTGGGTTCCATGAGGGTAAGGGTCTTTCACACCCCCGGGCACACCCCCGGCAGCTGCTGTTTCCTGGTGGAGTCCGGCGATTCCAGGGCGTTGTTCTCCGGGGACACCCTTTTTGCCGGGAGCGTGGGCAGGACGGACCTTCCCGGGGGGGATGAGGCGGCTTTGAGGGGATCCCTGGCACGTCTTGCGGACCTGGAGGACTCGCTCAAGGTATTTCCGGGACATGGACCGGAGACCACGTTGGGGGAGGAACGCAGGAGGAACCCCTTCTGGCCCCGTTAG
- a CDS encoding rod shape-determining protein, with protein MFRFLGFLSDDLGIDLGTANMVVYASKRGIVFNQPSVLATRRTGRKGQKEILAVGAEAKCMIGKTPAGVDTIRPLQHGVIADFEMTELLIKYAMDKAVGGRRLFSHPRAIVSVPACVTEVEKKAVVDATLRAGAREAMVVEEPLVAALGAGLPINEPRGNMIVDIGGGTSEVAVLSLGGIVVKDSIRMAGDEMDNAIVEMMKQNYALSIGQTTAEEIKLSLGSAVPLEQELQMEVKGRDLMDGLPKVIKVTSTEVREALSPIIEGIEEILRNVLERTPPELVKDIVDQGLVLTGGGANLRGLNIRLADSLNVPVHLAEQPLFSVALGLGRMLKDRDFSRKVFVSSEVSSL; from the coding sequence GTGTTTAGATTTCTGGGTTTTCTGAGCGACGACCTTGGAATAGATCTTGGTACCGCGAACATGGTGGTTTACGCCTCGAAGAGGGGCATCGTGTTCAACCAGCCCTCCGTTTTGGCCACCAGGAGGACTGGGCGGAAGGGTCAGAAGGAGATCCTGGCGGTTGGAGCGGAGGCCAAGTGCATGATAGGCAAGACCCCCGCCGGGGTGGACACCATAAGGCCCCTGCAGCACGGCGTGATAGCGGACTTCGAGATGACGGAGCTCCTCATAAAGTACGCCATGGACAAGGCCGTCGGAGGGCGCCGGCTCTTCTCCCATCCCCGGGCTATCGTGTCGGTGCCCGCCTGCGTGACCGAGGTGGAGAAGAAGGCGGTGGTGGATGCCACGTTGAGGGCCGGGGCCAGGGAGGCCATGGTGGTTGAGGAGCCGTTGGTGGCCGCCCTGGGGGCGGGCCTGCCGATCAACGAGCCCCGGGGGAACATGATAGTGGACATAGGGGGCGGCACCAGCGAGGTGGCGGTGTTGTCCTTGGGTGGGATAGTGGTGAAGGACTCCATTCGCATGGCGGGGGACGAGATGGACAACGCCATAGTGGAGATGATGAAGCAGAACTACGCCCTTTCGATCGGCCAGACCACCGCGGAGGAGATAAAGCTCTCGTTGGGTTCCGCGGTGCCGCTTGAGCAGGAGCTGCAGATGGAGGTCAAGGGCAGGGACCTCATGGACGGTCTGCCTAAGGTTATAAAGGTCACCTCCACTGAGGTTAGGGAGGCCTTATCCCCGATCATAGAGGGTATAGAGGAGATATTGCGGAACGTGCTGGAGAGGACCCCTCCCGAGCTTGTGAAGGACATAGTGGATCAGGGGCTGGTGCTTACCGGTGGTGGGGCCAACCTGAGGGGGCTCAACATACGTCTTGCGGACTCTTTGAACGTTCCGGTGCACCTGGCGGAGCAGCCCTTGTTCTCCGTGGCCCTTGGGCTTGGCCGGATGCTCAAGGACCGGGATTTCTCCAGGAAGGTCTTCGTTTCATCGGAGGTAAGCTCCTTATAG
- the mreC gene encoding rod shape-determining protein MreC → MRRFEPLWLHGLSATLAGLLLLIWSLNFPVAKVLGGPFINLLSWPESPALQGRLILQAFTGWLIERKDLKDRLRELEAENLAMRRALSVPDKGRSAPAAPGLLPALVTLRYPEAWWSEIRIDKGRSHGVVPGSPVLSDGYLIGVVSSVDDHSSWVRLLTSQESLVAVVVDQTRDLGVLGGDGMGRMYLQYLPPDREITRDMTISTALMGDRIPPGIPVGKVLSKDRESGGFVVYNVALTAHLTQLYWVDVMIDGGSP, encoded by the coding sequence ATGAGACGTTTTGAGCCCCTCTGGTTACACGGACTTAGCGCCACTCTGGCGGGGCTGCTGTTGCTCATCTGGAGCTTGAACTTCCCGGTGGCCAAGGTGTTGGGGGGGCCGTTCATCAACCTCCTGAGCTGGCCGGAGAGCCCCGCCCTTCAGGGGAGGCTCATCCTTCAGGCTTTCACCGGTTGGCTCATAGAGAGGAAGGACCTGAAGGACCGTTTGAGGGAGCTGGAGGCGGAGAACCTGGCCATGAGAAGGGCCCTCAGCGTGCCCGATAAGGGGCGCAGCGCGCCCGCCGCGCCTGGCCTTTTGCCCGCCCTGGTGACCCTTCGTTACCCCGAGGCCTGGTGGTCGGAGATACGCATAGACAAGGGCAGGTCCCATGGGGTGGTCCCGGGTTCCCCGGTCCTTTCGGACGGGTACCTGATAGGTGTGGTCTCATCGGTGGACGATCACAGCTCCTGGGTCAGGCTTTTGACCTCCCAGGAGTCCCTGGTGGCCGTGGTGGTGGATCAGACCCGGGACCTGGGTGTTCTCGGGGGGGACGGCATGGGCAGGATGTACCTGCAGTACCTTCCCCCAGACCGGGAGATAACCAGGGACATGACCATATCCACGGCCCTCATGGGGGACCGGATACCGCCGGGCATACCGGTGGGCAAGGTCCTATCGAAGGATAGGGAGTCCGGGGGTTTTGTGGTCTATAACGTCGCCCTCACGGCTCACCTCACCCAGCTCTACTGGGTGGACGTGATGATAGACGGTGGTTCCCCATGA